From one Anopheles cruzii chromosome 3, idAnoCruzAS_RS32_06, whole genome shotgun sequence genomic stretch:
- the LOC128272054 gene encoding partner of bursicon, giving the protein MFNGGVLLWFLLLAPVLFRGPSLVALAQHNQADETCETLPSEIHLIKEEYDELGRLYRTCNGDVTVNKCEGKCNSQVQPSVITATGFLKECYCCRESFLRERQLQLTHCYDPDGVRMTDHESATMEIRLKEPVDCKCFKCGEMVR; this is encoded by the exons ATGTTTAACGGTGGCGTGCTCCTGTGGTTCCTCCTACTAGCACCGGTGCTCTTCCGGGGGCCATCGCTCGTCGCCCTGGCGCAGCACAATCAGGCGGACGAAACGTGCGAAACGCTTCCGTCGGAGATTCATCTTATCAAAG AGGAATACGATGAGCTGGGGCGGCTGTACCGGACGTGCAATGGCGATGTGACGGTGAACAAGTGCGAGGGCAAGTGCAACAGCCAGGTGCAGCCGTCCGTCATCACCGCGACCGGGTTCCTGAAGGagtgctactgctgccgggAGTCGTTCCTGCGCGAGCGGCAACTGCAGCTGACCCACTGCTACGATCCGGACGGTGTGCGGATGACCGACCACGAGTCCGCCACGATGGAGATCCGCCTGAAGGAACCGGTCGACTGCAAGTGCTTCAAGTGTGGAGAAATGGTCCGCTAA